AGCATCCCGATTCGTAACCGGCACCTTCCAGTTTGCCGCCTTCTACCACAAAGTTGCCGCCTTCGGCTTTGCATTTCTCAATCGAGTTGAGGTATAAAGCAACTGCATCATTATCGATCAGCGGGCCCATGTGGTTATGCTCATCCAATGGGTTACCAATCCTGATCTGTTTATAGGCATTAACCAGTTTCTGTTTAAAAGCTTCATAAACACTTTCGTGGATGATGAGCCTGCGGGTACTGGTGCAACGCTGCCCGGCTGTGCCCACCGCGCCGAAAACAGCACCGATCAATGACATATCCAGATCCGCATTTTCGCTGATGATGATGGCGTTATTGCCACCAAGCTCCAGCAGGCTTTTGCCCAACCTTGCGCCTACAGCAGCGCTAACTGCTTTGCCCATGCGGGTAGAGCCAGTGGCGGATACCAGCGGAACACGGGCATCCGCGGCCATTAACTCGCCTATATTACGCTCACCTATTACCAGGCATGATACACCTTCTTCAATATTGTTCTTTTTAAAAACTTCCTGTGCTATGTGCTGGCAGGCAATCGCCGTTAACGGAGTTTTTTCGGATGGTTTCCAGATACAAACGTCGCCGCAAACCCAGGCCAGCAATGAATTCCAGCTCCAAACCGCTACCGGGAAGTTGAATGCCGAAATAATACCTACAATACCCAGCGGATGGTACTGCTCATACATGCGGTGTTCAGGCCTTTCGCTGTGCATGGTCAGGCCGTATAACTGGCGACTTAAGCCTACTGCGAAATCGGCTATATCAATCATCTCCTGTACTTCGCCCAGGCCCTCCTGCAGACTTTTGCCCATCTCGTAGGATACCAGTGTACCTAAGTCTTGTTTGGCGGCGCGCAGGGCCTCGCCAATCTGGCGTACTATCTCTCCTCGTTTGGGCGCAGGGGTTTTGCGCCAGGTTTTAAATGCTTTGGCCGCCTGCTCAACTGCCTGGTTATAATCGCTTTCGGTAGCTAAACGTACTGAGGCTATCTTTTTACCGTCAACCGGCGATAGTATATCTTTTACAGTAGCATTGGCGCTGCTGCCCCAGTTGTTGCCTGTACTAAAGGCCTCATTAATATCGTTTATATGTAAACGTTTTAGGATATCTGAAATATTAGGCTCCATAATTGTTACTTTTGCCAAAGGTAGAAATCTTTGAGGCAATTTTTCAGTATCCCCCATTTGTTACCTGCTGTATCCATTGCTATTAATTATCAAGGCTTTGTAATAAACAGTTGTTAACAATGTGTGAATGTTGAAAACTTAATTGCATTTGGGTTGGTTTGTTATTGTAATTTAAGACTCAATAAGTCTTTACAAGGCAATTTGTCAACCTAAAGCGGATGTTCTGCAAACAAAATTGAATGGAAGAAGAATTTGAATTTGGTTTTACCGAAGACCCAAAATTCTCGGTAGAACGGTACGAGGAAATGATCAGAAATCAGGACTTGTACTTTTTTGATGCCCAGGCGTTTGAGAACATTATCGACTACTACATCGAGAAAAATGACCCAGCCAGGGCTTTACAGGTAGCAGAATACGCGCGAAATCAGCACCCTTTTGCGGCAATTTTCCTGATTAAACAGGCCCAGCTGCTTGTGGTAACCAACAAGGTACCCGAGGCATTCGCGGCCCTGGATAAAGCTGCCATGCTCGAAGCATCTGATGCTGATATTTATATCATCCGTGGCAACCTTTACGAAAGCCTGGAGCGTTACTCGGAAGCGTTAGAAAACTACGAAAAGGCGCTCGACCTTGCCGAGGAAACCGACGAGATATTGCTGCACATTGCCTACGTTTACCAAAACATGGGCGATTACGATACGGCCATTACCTACCTTAAGCTTTGCCTTAAGCAAAACATGGAAAATCAGGATGCCCTTTACGAACTGGCTTTTTGCTACGACGTAATGGACAACCAGCAGGAAAGCGTACAGTTTTACCAGCAATATATCGATAACGAGCCCTACAGCTACGCAGCCTGGTATAACTTAGGTAACGCTTTTACCAAGCTAAGCCTGTTTGAAAAAGCTATCGACGCTTATGATTATGCTATCTTAATAAAAGACAGCTTTGCATCAGCCTACTTTAATAAAGGTAATGCGTTAGTTAACCTTGAAAAATATGCTGAAGCGATAGAAGTATACCGCCAGACTTTTGAATACGAGCAACCCAATGCCGATACCTATTGCGCTATTGGCGAATGCTACGAAAAACTGGAGCAGATGGACGATGCCCGGGCTTTCTATAAAAAATCGGTTAAGATGGACCCTAAACTGGCCGATGCCTGGTTTGGGATTGGTGTAACCCTCGATTTTGAGGAGCGTTATTTTGAGGCCCTGCACTTTTACAAAAAAGCGCTCGATCTGGATATTGCCAATGCCGATTTCTGGTTTGCCATTGCTGATGCCGAGTATAAACTTGGTCATTTGCCCGAAGCCGAAAAAGCTTACGAAAAGGTTGTTGAGCTAAATCCGCTGGATGTTGATGCCTGGCTGGATTATTCATCGATACTGTACGAACAGCAAAAGCTTAACGAAGCTACCGAGATTATAGCCGAAGCGATAAAAAACAACCCTGAATCTGCCGAGCTTTATTATCGCATTGTTGCTTACTTATTTGCCAAAGGCGAATACAACGAAGCCCTCAACAACCTTGAGTACGCCTTAACGGCCGATCCGGATAAACACTACATCCTGTTTGATTACCTGCCGCAGCTGCAAAATAATAAGGTGATTATTGATATTATTGCGAGGTATACGAGGTAGGGTTGGGTGAGTGGTGAATGGTTGATTAGGTGAGGGGTTTTGCCGCGGAACATAAAACAACAATGGCGCGAATTTCGCGCCTTTGTTGTTTTATTATGATTAACTGCCGCGGGTTTAGCGCAGCGTAACCCGTGGTTCACCATCACTTAAGTTTATAACTTAAGTCCCACTCGGGTCAGAGACCCGAATAGTTATTCCCACAGGTTACGCTACGCTAAACCTGCGGTAGCAAAAGTTTATAACTTAAATCCCCACTCTCGGGGCACAGCCCCGAATGGTTATTCCCACCGGTTACGCTGCGCTAAACCCGCGGTAGCAAATAGTAAAAAGATAGGATCCACGCCAACCACTCACCTAATCAACTCAATCAACCGCTCACTAAAAAAAACAACCACTCACCTAATCAACCCAATAAACCACGTACCTAAATTTAACATTTGAAATTTGCACATCTGCACATTTGTTGCGACCTTTACGGCAGTTAGAACTTTTAGTTATAGGCTATAACCACCGTCTTGAAATGAACTACACTATCAATCATCTTCCCG
The sequence above is a segment of the Mucilaginibacter celer genome. Coding sequences within it:
- the amaB gene encoding L-piperidine-6-carboxylate dehydrogenase; protein product: MEPNISDILKRLHINDINEAFSTGNNWGSSANATVKDILSPVDGKKIASVRLATESDYNQAVEQAAKAFKTWRKTPAPKRGEIVRQIGEALRAAKQDLGTLVSYEMGKSLQEGLGEVQEMIDIADFAVGLSRQLYGLTMHSERPEHRMYEQYHPLGIVGIISAFNFPVAVWSWNSLLAWVCGDVCIWKPSEKTPLTAIACQHIAQEVFKKNNIEEGVSCLVIGERNIGELMAADARVPLVSATGSTRMGKAVSAAVGARLGKSLLELGGNNAIIISENADLDMSLIGAVFGAVGTAGQRCTSTRRLIIHESVYEAFKQKLVNAYKQIRIGNPLDEHNHMGPLIDNDAVALYLNSIEKCKAEGGNFVVEGGKLEGAGYESGCYVKPCIAEAENHFEIVQHETFAPILYLIKYSTIDEAIELQNSVPQGLSSAIMTNNLREAEQFLSYAGSDCGIANVNIGTSGAEIGGAFGGEKETGGGRESGSDAWKVYMRRQTNTINYSKTLPLAQGIKFDL
- a CDS encoding tetratricopeptide repeat protein, translating into MEEEFEFGFTEDPKFSVERYEEMIRNQDLYFFDAQAFENIIDYYIEKNDPARALQVAEYARNQHPFAAIFLIKQAQLLVVTNKVPEAFAALDKAAMLEASDADIYIIRGNLYESLERYSEALENYEKALDLAEETDEILLHIAYVYQNMGDYDTAITYLKLCLKQNMENQDALYELAFCYDVMDNQQESVQFYQQYIDNEPYSYAAWYNLGNAFTKLSLFEKAIDAYDYAILIKDSFASAYFNKGNALVNLEKYAEAIEVYRQTFEYEQPNADTYCAIGECYEKLEQMDDARAFYKKSVKMDPKLADAWFGIGVTLDFEERYFEALHFYKKALDLDIANADFWFAIADAEYKLGHLPEAEKAYEKVVELNPLDVDAWLDYSSILYEQQKLNEATEIIAEAIKNNPESAELYYRIVAYLFAKGEYNEALNNLEYALTADPDKHYILFDYLPQLQNNKVIIDIIARYTR